The following proteins are co-located in the Castor canadensis chromosome 5, mCasCan1.hap1v2, whole genome shotgun sequence genome:
- the Dtx3l gene encoding E3 ubiquitin-protein ligase DTX3L isoform X2 gives MASSPSPPSPLLVRLAESVPSAHRKLEIYFQSRASEGGECTVRAVGPGAPGTFRVEFRDRTAKERVLGKEKHEMLVEDKLVTIFLKTTENPVENMRPRISSLTHLQAEPQSDQKHPNEEPVPTAVNSSVQKIFLTVEADLNCELFSKEQRAHVTTICPHVKKMEGNDGIEKVRGNFKDIEKIYHFLSGQLMKSEQKQESSPSSMERKPPDQQGWDSCFFPSEPKTRSQEKSNTFEVSLPFFEYFRHTCPGKIDSIEKRFGVNIKTQEKSPNVVYINVTANQSGDLDAALGSFVSEFQKSTEALKQDYVSLQDNKQANEIKQELNHCFSKLLIKEEGGMLTLLGNQDDISAAKEKISESCNKAPVKILAPSSMMDILKVDTTLYKVLEAELFQEIPKIDQKYNTCCKIFEKHQKTCIQFDPVDKKIDLSVHAYASFIDAFQHATCQLMTEVLLLKPLGQEKVHLHGTKFANDFRKRHPNIQLVQNQESMTLTGLPKYLAQAKQYVLKIWGLLPLAGEKLNVDNETPMDIDSNDSKAALPSLRGSACSDVSEVNEKVEDICAICMDTIHDKQVLPKCKHEFCTACIRMSMTYKPVCPVCLTSYGVHKGNQPNGTMTYSVSRASLPGYENCGTITIRYNIESGIQTEEHPNPGKPYSGTHRTAYLPDNKEGREVLGLLRAAFDQKLIFTVGISRMSGISDVITWNDIHHKTSQSGGPVNFGYPDPDYLKRVKEELKAKGIEKENC, from the exons ATGGCCTCCAGCCCCAGCCCGCCGTCCCCGCTCCTCGTGCGGCTGGCCGAGTCCGTCCCCTCGGCGCACAGGAAGCTGGAGATATACTTCCAGAGCCGGGCCTCGGAGGGCGGCGAGTGCACCGTGCGCGCGGTGGGCCCCGGCGCCCCGGGCACCTTCCGGGTGGAGTTCAGAGACAGGACAG CTAAAGAGAGGGTATTGGGAAAAGAGAAGCATGAGATGCTTGTTGAAGACAAACTTGTgaccattttcctgaaaactacTGAAAATCCAGTAGAGAATATGAGacccagaatttcttctttgacacaCTTACAAGCTGAGCCACAGTCTGATCAGAAGCATCCAAATGAAGAACCTGTCCCTACTGCTGTGAATTCCAGTGTCCAAAAG atctTTCTTACTGTAGAAGCTGACCTGAACTGtgaattgttttccaaagagcAGAGAGCACATGTAACCACTATCTGTCCCCATGTCAAAAAAATGGAGGGTAATGATGGAATTGAGAAGGTGCGTGGTAACTTCAAAGATATCGAGAAAATATATCACTTCTTGAGTGGGCAGCTCATGAAAAGTGAGCAGAAACAGGAGTCTTCCCCTTCCTCCATGGAGAGAAAGCCACCTGATCAGCAGGGCTGGGATAGCTGCTTTTTTCCTTCTGAACCAAAAACCAGGTCACAGGAGAAAAGCAACACTTTTGAAGTTTCCTTGCCTTTCTTTGAATACTTCAGACATACCTGTCCTGGAAAAATAGACTCAATAGAGAAAAGATTTGGTGTAAACATCAAAACTCAAGAGAAGTCTCCCAATGTGGTCTATATAAATGTCACCGCCAATCAATCAGGTGACCTAGATGCAGCTCTTGGGTCTTTTGTGAGTGAGTTCCAGAAGAGTACAGAAGCTCTGAAGCAAGACTATGTCTCTTTACAAGACAATAAGCAGGCAAATGAAATCAAACAGGAATTGAATCACTGTTTTTCAAAGCTTCTgataaaggaggaaggaggaatgcTAACCCTCCTTGGAAACCAAGATGACATTTCAGCTGCCAAAGAAAAAATCTCTGAAAGTTGTAACAAAGCACCTGTGAAAATACTCGCTCCCAGTAGCATGATGGATATACTTAAGGTTGATACTACTCTCTATAAGGTTCTAGAAGCTGAATTATTCCAGGAGATACCAAAGATAGATCAGAAGTACAACACTTGCTGTAAGATTTTTGAGAAACATCAGAAAACATGCATTCAGTTTGATCCTGTGGACAAGAAGATAGATCTGTCTGTGCATGCTTATGCAAGTTTCATTGATGCCTTTCAACATGCCACATGTCAACTGATGACAGAAGTTCTTTTGTTGAAACCTTTGGGCCAGGAGAAAGTGCACTTACATGGGACTAAGTTTGCCAATGACTTTAGAAAAAGACATCCGAATATACAGTTGGTTCAAAATCAAGAGTCAATGACCTTGACTGGTTTACCAAAGTACCTTGCACAGGCAAAGCAGTATGTCTTAAAAATATGGGGACTGTTGCCATTAGCTGGAGAGAAATTAAATGTGGATAATGAAACACCCATGGATATTGACAGCAATGATTCTAAAGCAGCTTTGCCTTCACTCAGGGGCTCTGCATGCTCTGATGTTTCAGAGGTGAATGAGAAAGTAGAGGACATCTGTGCCATCTGCATGGATACCATCCATGACAAACAAGTGCTACCAAAGTGCAAGCATGAATTCTGCACCGCTTGTATCAGAATGTCCATGACATATAAGCCAGTCTGTCCTGTGTGTCTGACTTCCTATGGTGTTCATAAAGGGAATCAGCCAAATGGAACCATGACTTATAGCGTTTCAAGAGCATCACTTCCAGGTTATGAAAACTGTGGTACCATTACAATTCGATATAATATAGAAAGCGGCATACAAACA GAAGAGCACCCAAACCCAGGAAAGCCTTATTCTGGAACACATCGAACTGCGTATTTGCCTGAtaacaaggaaggaagagaggtttTGGGTCTGCTTCGTGCAGCCTTTGATCAAAAGCTGATTTTCACAGTGGGGATCTCTCGAATGTCAGGAATCTCAGATGTCATCACATGGAATGATATCCACCACAAAACATCACAGAGTGGAGGACCAGTAAA CTTTGGCTACCCTGATCCTGATTATCTAAAACGTGTCAAGGAGGAGCTGAAAGCTAAAGGAATTGAGAAAGAAAACTGCTGA
- the Dtx3l gene encoding E3 ubiquitin-protein ligase DTX3L isoform X1 — protein sequence MLVEDKLVTIFLKTTENPVENMRPRISSLTHLQAEPQSDQKHPNEEPVPTAVNSSVQKIFLTVEADLNCELFSKEQRAHVTTICPHVKKMEGNDGIEKVRGNFKDIEKIYHFLSGQLMKSEQKQESSPSSMERKPPDQQGWDSCFFPSEPKTRSQEKSNTFEVSLPFFEYFRHTCPGKIDSIEKRFGVNIKTQEKSPNVVYINVTANQSGDLDAALGSFVSEFQKSTEALKQDYVSLQDNKQANEIKQELNHCFSKLLIKEEGGMLTLLGNQDDISAAKEKISESCNKAPVKILAPSSMMDILKVDTTLYKVLEAELFQEIPKIDQKYNTCCKIFEKHQKTCIQFDPVDKKIDLSVHAYASFIDAFQHATCQLMTEVLLLKPLGQEKVHLHGTKFANDFRKRHPNIQLVQNQESMTLTGLPKYLAQAKQYVLKIWGLLPLAGEKLNVDNETPMDIDSNDSKAALPSLRGSACSDVSEVNEKVEDICAICMDTIHDKQVLPKCKHEFCTACIRMSMTYKPVCPVCLTSYGVHKGNQPNGTMTYSVSRASLPGYENCGTITIRYNIESGIQTEEHPNPGKPYSGTHRTAYLPDNKEGREVLGLLRAAFDQKLIFTVGISRMSGISDVITWNDIHHKTSQSGGPVNFGYPDPDYLKRVKEELKAKGIEKENC from the exons ATGCTTGTTGAAGACAAACTTGTgaccattttcctgaaaactacTGAAAATCCAGTAGAGAATATGAGacccagaatttcttctttgacacaCTTACAAGCTGAGCCACAGTCTGATCAGAAGCATCCAAATGAAGAACCTGTCCCTACTGCTGTGAATTCCAGTGTCCAAAAG atctTTCTTACTGTAGAAGCTGACCTGAACTGtgaattgttttccaaagagcAGAGAGCACATGTAACCACTATCTGTCCCCATGTCAAAAAAATGGAGGGTAATGATGGAATTGAGAAGGTGCGTGGTAACTTCAAAGATATCGAGAAAATATATCACTTCTTGAGTGGGCAGCTCATGAAAAGTGAGCAGAAACAGGAGTCTTCCCCTTCCTCCATGGAGAGAAAGCCACCTGATCAGCAGGGCTGGGATAGCTGCTTTTTTCCTTCTGAACCAAAAACCAGGTCACAGGAGAAAAGCAACACTTTTGAAGTTTCCTTGCCTTTCTTTGAATACTTCAGACATACCTGTCCTGGAAAAATAGACTCAATAGAGAAAAGATTTGGTGTAAACATCAAAACTCAAGAGAAGTCTCCCAATGTGGTCTATATAAATGTCACCGCCAATCAATCAGGTGACCTAGATGCAGCTCTTGGGTCTTTTGTGAGTGAGTTCCAGAAGAGTACAGAAGCTCTGAAGCAAGACTATGTCTCTTTACAAGACAATAAGCAGGCAAATGAAATCAAACAGGAATTGAATCACTGTTTTTCAAAGCTTCTgataaaggaggaaggaggaatgcTAACCCTCCTTGGAAACCAAGATGACATTTCAGCTGCCAAAGAAAAAATCTCTGAAAGTTGTAACAAAGCACCTGTGAAAATACTCGCTCCCAGTAGCATGATGGATATACTTAAGGTTGATACTACTCTCTATAAGGTTCTAGAAGCTGAATTATTCCAGGAGATACCAAAGATAGATCAGAAGTACAACACTTGCTGTAAGATTTTTGAGAAACATCAGAAAACATGCATTCAGTTTGATCCTGTGGACAAGAAGATAGATCTGTCTGTGCATGCTTATGCAAGTTTCATTGATGCCTTTCAACATGCCACATGTCAACTGATGACAGAAGTTCTTTTGTTGAAACCTTTGGGCCAGGAGAAAGTGCACTTACATGGGACTAAGTTTGCCAATGACTTTAGAAAAAGACATCCGAATATACAGTTGGTTCAAAATCAAGAGTCAATGACCTTGACTGGTTTACCAAAGTACCTTGCACAGGCAAAGCAGTATGTCTTAAAAATATGGGGACTGTTGCCATTAGCTGGAGAGAAATTAAATGTGGATAATGAAACACCCATGGATATTGACAGCAATGATTCTAAAGCAGCTTTGCCTTCACTCAGGGGCTCTGCATGCTCTGATGTTTCAGAGGTGAATGAGAAAGTAGAGGACATCTGTGCCATCTGCATGGATACCATCCATGACAAACAAGTGCTACCAAAGTGCAAGCATGAATTCTGCACCGCTTGTATCAGAATGTCCATGACATATAAGCCAGTCTGTCCTGTGTGTCTGACTTCCTATGGTGTTCATAAAGGGAATCAGCCAAATGGAACCATGACTTATAGCGTTTCAAGAGCATCACTTCCAGGTTATGAAAACTGTGGTACCATTACAATTCGATATAATATAGAAAGCGGCATACAAACA GAAGAGCACCCAAACCCAGGAAAGCCTTATTCTGGAACACATCGAACTGCGTATTTGCCTGAtaacaaggaaggaagagaggtttTGGGTCTGCTTCGTGCAGCCTTTGATCAAAAGCTGATTTTCACAGTGGGGATCTCTCGAATGTCAGGAATCTCAGATGTCATCACATGGAATGATATCCACCACAAAACATCACAGAGTGGAGGACCAGTAAA CTTTGGCTACCCTGATCCTGATTATCTAAAACGTGTCAAGGAGGAGCTGAAAGCTAAAGGAATTGAGAAAGAAAACTGCTGA